GTCCACATGTGGGGGGACCTATCACGCAGCCAGCCCCCGTCAACTCAGCAAGGATGCCCGACTCTATTAGGGTCACGTACACCTCCTTAGACGCCGGGGCCGCGATGCACCTCACCCCCTTCTTGACCCTGTTCCCCCTGAGTACCCTAGCAGCCTGTAGGAAGTCCTCGAATCTCCCTCCTGAGCAGCTGCCGATGAACACCTCGTTGACATCCACTCCCTCCACCTCCTCTACGGGCCTAACATTATCCACATTTCCGGGGAGCGCCACATTCGGCTGGATTTCCCGGGCATTGAATACGATCTCGTCCCTGTAGTCAGCATGGGGATCCGGTTGGAGGGGTTCCGCCTCGACACCCCTATCCCCCAACCATCTGAGGGTCACACCGTCAGCTGGCACCAGCCCCACCTTGGCCCCCATCTCGACGCTCATGTTAGAGAGCACCGCCCTTGAATCCACGCTCATCTCCTCCACTACCGATCCTAGAAACTCCACTGCCTTGTAATTCGCTCCATCGCTTCCCAATCTCCCTATTATCTCGAGAATTACGTCCTTCGCCATGACACCATCCTCCAGCGCCCCCTTCACCGTGATCGCCATCGTCTCGGGAACCCTCAACCAGATCCTCCCTCTAGCCATGGCTATCGCCGCGTCAGTGCTCCCCACCCCTGTGGCGAAGGCCCCGTAGGCTCCTAAGGTCACTGTGTGGCTGTCGGCCCCTAGAACCACCATCCCGGGCCTGACTAACCCAGCCTCGGGGATGACTTGGTGGCTTATCCCGTTCCCCACATCGAATATCCTGATACCGTGCCTTGAAGCGAAGGTCCTCATCTGAATGTGCAGCGCCGCCGCCTCGGCGTGCGGAGCCGGGGCCGCGTGATCTACGGTGAACACCACGCTCCCCGATACAGAATCAAATCCTAGGCCCTCGAGCACGTCTATGGCGAGGGGCGCGGTGCCGTCGTGGGCGTACACCAGATCCACATTAACTATCACGTGCTCGCCAGCCTCCACATCCCTTCCCAGCTTCGAGGAGAGTATCTTCTCGGTCATCGTCCCTCCCAAACCTCGATCCCCTCCACCAGCTCAGGTACATATCTTCTCAGGATCCCCAGCACCTCCTCATCACTCAGAGGCTCGGTCCTCCCACCTTCAAAGGAATTCAGGACCTCTCTATAAGCCATGTCCAAACGAGGATCTCCCTTCAGGGACATCCAGTCCTTGACCCCAGCCTTCTTCACGAGCCAGTATATCAGACCAGCTCTTCCAGAGTATGGCGTGATCTCCACATCGTAGGGTATTCCGAGCACCTCCTCGGGATCGAATGGCAGGTAAATGGCAGGATTCTTGAGCAGACCGTCGATGTGTATCCCCGCCTTGGTCCTGAACGCGTTCTCCCCTAATATGGGGTAGAAGACCGGCACATGGAAACCCATCCTCAGGAAGAGGTCCCTCGCCTCCCTCAGCGCTTTCAGGTTGAGGGGCGACCCCTTCACCAGCTGGGCGTGGAAGAGGGCCATGGCCTCAAGAGGGCAGTTACCCGCCCTCTCCCCTATGCCGAGGAGGGTGCAGTTGGACAGGGAGGC
The DNA window shown above is from Thermoproteota archaeon and carries:
- a CDS encoding 3-isopropylmalate dehydratase large subunit, which codes for MGGTMTEKILSSKLGRDVEAGEHVIVNVDLVYAHDGTAPLAIDVLEGLGFDSVSGSVVFTVDHAAPAPHAEAAALHIQMRTFASRHGIRIFDVGNGISHQVIPEAGLVRPGMVVLGADSHTVTLGAYGAFATGVGSTDAAIAMARGRIWLRVPETMAITVKGALEDGVMAKDVILEIIGRLGSDGANYKAVEFLGSVVEEMSVDSRAVLSNMSVEMGAKVGLVPADGVTLRWLGDRGVEAEPLQPDPHADYRDEIVFNAREIQPNVALPGNVDNVRPVEEVEGVDVNEVFIGSCSGGRFEDFLQAARVLRGNRVKKGVRCIAAPASKEVYVTLIESGILAELTGAGCVIGPPTCGPCIGAHMGVLGPEEVVVSTSTRNFPGRMGHPSSQIYLASPLTAAATAVRGQLTDPRRLLS